In the genome of Apodemus sylvaticus chromosome 2, mApoSyl1.1, whole genome shotgun sequence, one region contains:
- the Cav2 gene encoding caveolin-2 produces MGLETEKADVQLFLAEDAYSHHSVVDYADPEKYVDSSHDRDPHRLNSHLKLGFEDLIAEPETTHSFDKVWICSHALFEISKYVIYKFLTVFLAIPLAFVAGILFATLSCLHIWILMPFVKTCLMVLPSVQTIWKSVTDVVIGPLCTSVGRTFSSVSVQLSHD; encoded by the exons ATGGGGCTGGAGACCGAGAAGGCTGATGTGCAGCTCTTCCTGGCTGAGGACGCCTACAGCCACCACAGTGTTGTTGACTATGCAGATCCCGAGAAGTATGTCGACTCGAGTCACGACCGGGATCCTCACCGACTCAACTCTCATCTCAAG CTAGGCTTCGAGGATCTGATTGCAGAACCTGAGACTACACACTCCTTTGACAAAGTGTGGATCTGCAGCCATGCCCTCTTTGAAATCAGCAAATATGTGATCTACAAGTTCCTGACGGTATTTCTGGCCATCCCCTTGGCTTTCGTGGCTGGTATCCTGTTTGCTACCCTCAGCTGTCTGCACATCTG GATCCTAATGCCTTTTGTGAAGACCTGCCTAATGGTCTTGCCTTCTGTGCAGACGATATGGAAGAGTGTGACAGATGTTGTCATTGGCCCATTGTGCACAAGTGTGGGACGCACCTTCTCATCTGTCAGCGTGCAACTGAGCCATGACTGA